CGACCTGGGCAGCAAAGCCCCAGGCGAATTCCCCTTCATCGGCTTGGCTGTGGTTAGTGAGAATTTCCAGCAAGGTCGATTTGCCAATTCCATTGGGTCCAATAATCGCTAAGCGGTCTCCTCGCTCGATCTCAAAAGAAACCTTTTCTAAAACCTTTTTAGGCCCATATGACTTAGACAGCTGCTTAACTGTTAGAACAGTCGCTCCGGAAGCGCGCACTGGCTCAAAACGCAAGGTCGGATAAAGCCGGGAACTAGGCGTCAGATCAATTGCGTCCATTTGCTCTTCCAACTGCTCAACAAGGCGAGCTTTGGACTGGGCTTGCCGCGCCTTGCTGGCCTTAGCTTTAAATCGATCGATAAATCCCTGCAGCTCTTCCCGCCGCCGATCATGCTTGGAAAGCAAAGCCTCTTTTTGTTCGCGCTCTTGCAATTTTTGTTCTAGAAAGCCTTCATAATTTCCCTTATAAATTTTAATCGTTCCGTAATCGACATCGGCGATATGGGTACAAACGCCATTGAGGAAATCCCGATCATGCGAAGTCATCACAAGCGTGCCGGGGAAATTTTTTAAGTAGTTTTCCAACCATTTGATGGAAAAGAGGTCTAAGTGGTTGGTCGGCTCGTCCAACACCAAAATGTCCGGCTGCCCAAAGAACACTTGCGCAAGAAGAACGCGTAATTTGTATCCGCCTGAAAGTAGATGGAGCGGTTGACGATGAGCAGATTCTCGAATCCCTAAGCCTTCTAGCAATTTGGCCGCTTCAGCCTCTGCCGCATATCCATCTTGGTCATGAATGATTTTTTCCAACCTGACCAGCGCTTCACAATCTTTATCGGAAAAATTTTCATTTTTCTGCAACAACAGCTTTTTCCCTTCCAATGCTTCCCACAGGAGCTTTTTTCCCCTCAAAACAACATCGATGACCAATTCATTTTCATATAAATAATGATCTTGCTTTAAAGAACCGATTGATAGCTGCTGAGGTAAGTGGAGCTCGCCTGATTCGGGCGTCAATTCTCCCGTCAAAATTTTAATAAATGTCGATTTCCCGCATCCATTCGCTCCGACCAATCCGTACCGGTTACCAGGATTGAATTGCAAGTTAACATTCTTAAATAGGATTTTTGCTCCAAAACGCATGGATAGTTGATTAACTGCAATCATATTGACCAAATTAGTTTAATTTGAAAGTTCATTCCACCAAATATTTTAAGTTATATTAATTAAAATAGCAATAAAACCATAATTAAAATTATAACTAATACCTTTGACAATTACTCGTTAATCGAGATAGGCCTATAAAGGCTATTTTGATAAGATAGGGTGAAGGGATTAAGAGACATTCTTTGAGTCAGAAGGCCGGATTCGGGGCTCTGCTCTCCAAAATACGGAAGCACCTAGTAAAGGAAATGTCCCTTCCTTATTTCTCAGCAATTCAGCGGATGTCTCTAGGCTTTGCAAAAGGATTGATGTATGCCATCTCCTTATTTACCTCTCCTTACTTTTATTTTATGCGCCATTTTATTGGAGATTGTTCTCATGAAATTGGATTTAAAAAATAAATAATTCCCTTTCTCCGAGGTCCTTTTGCTCTGTCACATGCCCTTATTTTTCTCTGCATGCTACCGCTCTCCTGCGCTTCTTATTTGCGCTTAAACGGAACCGTTCGGCAACCTATCAACCATTTCAAGATCAATTGGGCCTGTGGTCTTCGATGGATTCACCGAAGTGGACACTCTTGAGAACTTATCGCATCATGCTTATGCAAAAAGCTCGTGGATGAGGTCTCTATTAAAGGGGCTTTATATTCAGGAAGACGTTTTGCAAACGCTAGGAATTCCTTTCAAGATAAACCTCATGTGAATTAGGGATTACCGACGCCTTTTTCTTCTTTTGATTTCATTTTTTCCGGGTTGAGAGAAACAAAAAAAAGTGGCTTTTCCCTTTATCCTGAAAGGCTTTTGAAATCCCCTCAATATTTTTCATAATCCAATTGATTTGATAAATGCCGTTATGTAACCTGATTTTCCGTTTTGAAATTTAAAACAGAAAAAGATAACAGCATTCGTTAGGAGGTTTATATGTTACTAGTTAAGACAAGTGTAAAAAACAGTCCCATCGCAGGGGTTGGTCTCTTTGCAGACCAAGACATCAAGCAAGGAGATATCGTTTGGCACTATACACCAGAAACTTGCATGGTGTTTACTCAGCAGCAATTTGAGAAGCTATTACATAGCTATCACAAAACAGAAAAGCAAGTGATCCAGTACTATTTAACGTATAGCTACTATCAATCCCGTCTCAACGGTCTTGTCTTTTGTTTAGACAACGGACGCTTTGTCAACCACTCTGAAACGCCTAATCTAGCCGGCCCTTCCCATTTCCCTTCCGATATTTCTTGGCAATATTCCGTTGCTTTGCGAGATATCAAAAAAGGAGAAGAATTAACGGAAAACTATCACACCTACGATCATTCAGAGTGGTTAGATGATTTATGCAAACGCTACCATATTTATCATGAGCAGCCAACGCATGAATATGAGCAATTAAATGCTTGCTCATGCTAGCGGAAGCTTTAAAAGCTTAGCTAGAGCGCATTCTTCAATCGAAACCGATTTAATGAGAAAGATTTAACCTCTTCCTCTGCGTGCGCTGTGCCGTCTGTGGTTTATTAAGCTAAAAAAAGCCTTAAGCATTAGTTAAAATAATAAACCAAAGAAGGCACAGCGCGCGCAGAGGAAAGGTTTTATCAAAGAAATTTAATCGAAGCGTCTTCTTTATATTATCGAGGGAGAATTGGAGCGTGCCAACCGGAATAAATCAGAATTCCTCCAACAATAATTAAAAGAGCCCCTCCAATTAAATACCACATCGTATTCCGCGTATAGCGCCCGGTAAAGCCTTGCACCACTTTATTGGTCACCGTTTGCGTTGCACGAACGCCAAATCCAATTAAAAAAACTCCCACTATTAAAATCAGCAAGCCGATTAAGCTAAATATACTCATTGCTATCTCCTCTTTATTCATAGCCGCATACTAATTGAGAAGCCAGGGCTTGTCAATCCTGGCTATGAATAAGAGGAGCAAGACTTCACTTTTGCATTAACAAATCCGAAAGAGAGAAGTGATGGTAAGGCTGATCGCAAGCCAATTCCTCATTTGGTCCGGCATGGGCGATCCACACTTCTAATGAACCCGGGGCAAAAATGGCGTTATGTAAATTTGTCGGGCACGCCACTGGCGCCTTAATCATGTCCTGTAAATCCGAAACTTGAATACTACCATAACGCGCTTGCAACCGTTCGATCAAAATAGGATAGCGATAAGGACGGGTAAAACCTGTCAGAATTACGCAATCGGGCAATTGATGATGAATCAACC
Above is a window of Candidatus Protochlamydia phocaeensis DNA encoding:
- the abc-f gene encoding ribosomal protection-like ABC-F family protein; this encodes MIAVNQLSMRFGAKILFKNVNLQFNPGNRYGLVGANGCGKSTFIKILTGELTPESGELHLPQQLSIGSLKQDHYLYENELVIDVVLRGKKLLWEALEGKKLLLQKNENFSDKDCEALVRLEKIIHDQDGYAAEAEAAKLLEGLGIRESAHRQPLHLLSGGYKLRVLLAQVFFGQPDILVLDEPTNHLDLFSIKWLENYLKNFPGTLVMTSHDRDFLNGVCTHIADVDYGTIKIYKGNYEGFLEQKLQEREQKEALLSKHDRRREELQGFIDRFKAKASKARQAQSKARLVEQLEEQMDAIDLTPSSRLYPTLRFEPVRASGATVLTVKQLSKSYGPKKVLEKVSFEIERGDRLAIIGPNGIGKSTLLEILTNHSQADEGEFAWGFAAQVAYFPQDHGREVQGTVNLLDWLGRFDQTKTQEQLREILARVLFSGDTVKQAVSTLSGGETARLILAKMMLQKPNVLVFDEPTNHLDLEAIEELTEALQNYDGTTVFVSHNRYFVSHIANRILEITHQGVKDFKCTYSEYLDKLEKDHLSSDIALSQRYAHEENRSTPSVSSYQDQKRLKSLKAQLKKKVLQAEEECHQIEQKIKKIEQLMASDGFYQKASLDDQQQAAKQKVELEEQLMVAMEKWEEASLSLQQSEEDVCQPKN
- a CDS encoding SET domain-containing protein, with the translated sequence MLLVKTSVKNSPIAGVGLFADQDIKQGDIVWHYTPETCMVFTQQQFEKLLHSYHKTEKQVIQYYLTYSYYQSRLNGLVFCLDNGRFVNHSETPNLAGPSHFPSDISWQYSVALRDIKKGEELTENYHTYDHSEWLDDLCKRYHIYHEQPTHEYEQLNACSC
- a CDS encoding DUF3185 family protein translates to MSIFSLIGLLILIVGVFLIGFGVRATQTVTNKVVQGFTGRYTRNTMWYLIGGALLIIVGGILIYSGWHAPILPR